The Syntrophorhabdales bacterium region AGTGAATTGGAAACCAGTTCGTTTATTATGAGGCCGCAGGGAATGGCAGTATCGATACCGAGAAGTATATCGTCTACCTGGGTCTTCAGATTCACTCTCCCCGCACTATAGGAACGGAAGAGATTCGAGGAGAGGTTCTGTATGTACTCCGCCACGTCCAGGTTTGCGAGGTCTTTGGAGCGGTACAGCTTCTCATGGATAAGGGTCATAGAGCGGATACGGTTCCGGCTCTCCTTGAACATTTCGAGGGCCTGGTCATCTTTGATGTACTTGGACTGCAGGTTCAAAAGGCTCGATATGATCTGGAGATTGTTCTTCACGCGGTGATGCACCTCTTTGAGGAGTACCTCTTTCTCCTTCAAAGAGAGTCTTATCCTTTCCTCTGCAACCCTGCGCTCGGTGACATCCTGCATAAGCACAAGGAGTCGCTGATCCTCGTCATCCTCTCCACCAAGGGGCGACACAAGACAATCCAGGTAACAGTTACCTGAACGGCTCGTCTCCATGAGCATCTTTTCTCTTAACAGCGAAAAATTAAACTGAGCCTCAAATCGCACAGTCTCCCTGCTCTCTATCCTCTCCTTTATTTCCTCCGTCATCATCGGTTCTTCGAACAGTTTGAACTTTTTCGCCTCGTCCACGATCTCGACACCCAAAATATGCATGCACGAATCATTCATCTCGATGAGCTTACACTCCGGGTCGTAAATCTGGATTCCGATCGGCGACTGGGTAAACACGTTTCTGAACCGCTCCTCGCTCTCCCGCAGCGCTTTTTGGCCCTGCTTTATTTCTGTGACGTCAAATCCCACGCCTATCAGCCCCACGACAGATCCTCTTTCGTTCTTCAGAGGCACCTTACGGGTGGCAACCGTCACAGTTTTGCCCCCCTCGACAACAGTCTCTTCACCCACGTACAGGGGTTCTCCCGTCATTATTACCCGCGCGTCGTCTCCTCTCAATTTGATCGCTCTGTCGCGGGAGTAGAAGTCATAATCTGTTTTCCTCACAATCTCCCTTTTCGAGAAACCGACCGCATCGCTGAACTTCTTGTTGGCACTCATGTAAACACTTTTCGAGTCTTTGAAGAAGACATACGCCGGAAGGCTGTCCAGCAAGGTCGAGACCTCCCGCTGACTCTGACGGAGCATTTCTTCCATGCGTGTTCTTTCGGCGAGGTCAGACTGGATCATGTACGCTGCAACGACGAAAAGGACAAAAATCAGGAGGTATCCGAACGAGATCACGAACGTGACGGTTCTCGCCCCCGCTTCCGCATTGTCGGAGCGCCTCCGCAGCACCTCTTTTTCATCTTTCTCGATGGCCTGGACTACGGTGCCGATATCGTCGCTGATCTTCTTTCCCTCGTCCTTCATGATCACATTCATGGCAGCGTCAATACCTTGTGTTCGCTGAATATTGCCCAACTCCCTCACCAGGGCAATTCTCTTCGAAAGAAGCAGATCCAATTGATCCACCCGCCGGCTCTGAGCCGGATTGCTTTCGGTAAGTTTTCGCAACTGCTTCAGGTCTTTCCTGATCGATTCAATGGACTGTTGGTACTGGTCCACGCTTCCCTGCTTGCCCGTAATAACGCTTATACGTTGACTGCTCTCCGCCACGTAGAGGCGGAAATGC contains the following coding sequences:
- a CDS encoding histidine kinase dimerization/phosphoacceptor domain -containing protein, whose protein sequence is MKKARRPTRDHQAKWPEDKKIYAGFAAAFVVLVLVSISSYWTTIRVIDNASWAIHSHEIVREISDLHFRLYVAESSQRISVITGKQGSVDQYQQSIESIRKDLKQLRKLTESNPAQSRRVDQLDLLLSKRIALVRELGNIQRTQGIDAAMNVIMKDEGKKISDDIGTVVQAIEKDEKEVLRRRSDNAEAGARTVTFVISFGYLLIFVLFVVAAYMIQSDLAERTRMEEMLRQSQREVSTLLDSLPAYVFFKDSKSVYMSANKKFSDAVGFSKREIVRKTDYDFYSRDRAIKLRGDDARVIMTGEPLYVGEETVVEGGKTVTVATRKVPLKNERGSVVGLIGVGFDVTEIKQGQKALRESEERFRNVFTQSPIGIQIYDPECKLIEMNDSCMHILGVEIVDEAKKFKLFEEPMMTEEIKERIESRETVRFEAQFNFSLLREKMLMETSRSGNCYLDCLVSPLGGEDDEDQRLLVLMQDVTERRVAEERIRLSLKEKEVLLKEVHHRVKNNLQIISSLLNLQSKYIKDDQALEMFKESRNRIRSMTLIHEKLYRSKDLANLDVAEYIQNLSSNLFRSYSAGRVNLKTQVDDILLGIDTAIPCGLIINELVSNSLKHAFPDKQGEILVNLHRDDGKFTLTVSDNGVGFPEHVDFRNTDSLGLQLVCTLTDQLDGAIELNRTGGTEFKITFGEIKYKERA